A single Pyxicephalus adspersus chromosome 8, UCB_Pads_2.0, whole genome shotgun sequence DNA region contains:
- the GPR88 gene encoding G protein-coupled receptor 88, with amino-acid sequence MSNSTSPPGQCDGLLGTRVLVATAYSVYSVSGTLANVLVIYLVCSFKKLKTTSNAFIVNGCVSDLLVCAFWMPQEAILISTGRLENPSYRVFMEGVFFLWMTVSLLSHSLIALNRFVLITKLPTVYHTVYQKRNTEWMIAMAWVLPLAFLLPWLFGQRAYGVTFPCPHLRLYVFWSHGVPVSSSYTAILSAITVLSQTIILFHCYFRIFRKVQVSLKRVSVLNFQVVHNLPCSCPRKDKRLGLYVLIVCCVFTLTTEPFAWSVLYGLFQPLPSGIVVGSWLLLCLLFVLNPFIYTWKNEEFRRSFRAVVGGELWKSSSNAADPVQTISQNDP; translated from the coding sequence ATGAGCAACAGCACCTCTCCCCCAGGCCAATGTGACGGGCTCTTGGGAACACGTGTCCTGGTGGCTACGGCATACTCGGTCTACTCCGTCTCTGGCACTTTGGCCAATGTTTTGGTAATTTATCTGGTTTGCTCTTTTAAAAAACTCAAGACAACAAGTAATGCATTCATCGTCAATGGTTGCGTTTCAGATCTTCTAGTCTGTGCTTTCTGGATGCCTCAAGAAGCAATATTAATATCCACTGGTCGTTTGGAAAATCCCTCTTACAGGGTGTTCATGGAAGGGGTGTTTTTCTTGTGGATGACAGTGTCTCTTTTATCGCACTCACTGATTGCATTGAACCGCTTTGTTCTCATCACCAAACTGCCAACAGTTTACCACACTGTATATCAGAAGAGGAACACGGAGTGGATGATTGCCATGGCCTGGGTATTACCCCTCGCATTTCTGCTCCCTTGGCTTTTTGGACAAAGGGCTTATGGAGTTACTTTTCCTTGCCCGCATCTCAGGCTTTATGTGTTTTGGAGTCACGGGGTCCCGGTGTCCAGCTCCTACACGGCTATCCTTTCCGCCATCACAGTTCTGAGCCAGACAATTATTCTTTTCCATTGCTACTTCCGCATTTTCAGAAAAGTGCAGGTCAGCCTGAAGCGGGTAAGTGTCCTCAATTTCCAGGTGGTCCACAACTTGCCCTGTTCTTGCCCTCGTAAGGACAAACGTCTTGGACTGTACGTGCTAATTGTATGCTGTGTTTTCACCCTGACCACGGAGCCCTTTGCATGGTCAGTCCTTTATGGCCTGTTCCAACCTTTACCCAGTGGGATTGTGGTCGGCAGCTGGCTTCTACTGTGTCTATTGTTTGTGCTTAACCCATTCATCTACACCTGGAAGAATGAAGAGTTTCGGAGGTCATTTCGAGCTGTGGTTGGGGGCGAACTGTGGAAAAGCTCCTCAAATGCTGCTGATCCAGTGCAAACAATATCACAGAATGATCCATGA